A genomic window from Onychostoma macrolepis isolate SWU-2019 chromosome 22, ASM1243209v1, whole genome shotgun sequence includes:
- the LOC131529607 gene encoding beta-1,3-galactosyltransferase 2-like isoform X1, with product MAIECIRKRCCLAHGRVSMGYIKPGFVVLATLATLFLCIFAYIYDFSLMPVTHPRTWFNIVNQTKLYNAVSGGLSGKINVWNFLTNQQTIGISTTEKKTTASIRTEYIFIHQYVAHPSNYHFILDEPDKCKQDPFLVLMVPVAPHEVNARNAIRSTWGNESSVQGKAVLTLFLVGLTGGAEAQQQLEEESRQHRDLLQSNFVDSYFNLTIKTMVIMDWLATRCSQATFSMKVDSDMYINLENLMSVLLSPNTPRQNYITGYLMWDQYVIRDKNSKWYVSVELYPESKYPTYVLGMGYVFSNDLPPKIVEASEAIKPFNIEDAYVGACLKRLGINPSGAPNPSQFRTYVNDPKSTDLSKLITAIAGSPEKVIEFWQNVKGHK from the exons ATGGCGATCGAATGTATACGGAAGAG GTGCTGTTTGGCTCATGGGAGAGTTTCTATGGGTTACATTAAACCAGGATTTGTTGTGCTGGCCACATTGGCCacattatttttgtgtatttttgcttATATTTATGATTTCTCTCTCATGCCAGTCACTCACCCTCGTACCTGGTTTAACATTGTAAACCAAACTAAATTATATAATGCGGTGTCTGGGGGCTTGTCTGGCAAAATCAATGTCTGGAATTTTTTAACTAATCAACAAACTATTGGAATATCTACCACAGAGAAAAAAACCACTGCATCCATTAGAacagaatacatttttattcaccAATATGTAGCACATCCTAGCAACTATCATTTCATTCTGGACGAACCTGATAAATGTAAGCAGGATCCGTTCCTGGTCTTGATGGTCCCTGTGGCCCCCCATGAGGTAAATGCTCGTAACGCCATCCGGAGCACATGGGGGAATGAGAGCTCAGTGCAGGGAAAAGCAGTGCTGACTCTGTTCTTGGTGGGTTTGACTGGAGGAGCTGAAGCTCAACAGCAGCTGGAGGAAGAGAGTCGACAACACAGAGATTTACTGCAGAGCAACTTTGTGGACTCCTACTTCAATCTGACCATAAAGACGATGGTGATCATGGACTGGTTGGCCACTCGTTGCTCTCAAGCGACTTTTAGTATGAAGGTTGATTCTGACATGTATATAAACCTGGAGAACCTGATGAGCGTCTTACTGTCACCCAACACACCCAGACAGAACTACATCACAGGCTATTTGATGTGGGACCAGTATGTCATCAGAGACAAAAACTCAAAATGGTACGTTTCAGTGGAGCTGTACCCCGAATCGAAATACCCAACGTATGTGCTTGGAATGGGATATGTTTTCTCCAATGATCTTCCTCCTAAAATAGTGGAGGCTTCTGAAGCCATAAAGCCCTTTAACATAGAGGATGCGTATGTGGGCGCTTGTCTGAAACGGTTAGGCATAAATCCCTCTGGCGCTCCAAATCCTTCTCAGTTTCGCACCTATGTGAATGATCCTAAAAGTACGGACCTTTCCAAGCTCATTACAGCAATCGCGGGGTCACCGGAGAAGGTAATAGAGTTCTGGCAAAATGTGAAAGGACACAAATGA
- the LOC131529607 gene encoding beta-1,3-galactosyltransferase 2-like isoform X2 yields the protein MGYIKPGFVVLATLATLFLCIFAYIYDFSLMPVTHPRTWFNIVNQTKLYNAVSGGLSGKINVWNFLTNQQTIGISTTEKKTTASIRTEYIFIHQYVAHPSNYHFILDEPDKCKQDPFLVLMVPVAPHEVNARNAIRSTWGNESSVQGKAVLTLFLVGLTGGAEAQQQLEEESRQHRDLLQSNFVDSYFNLTIKTMVIMDWLATRCSQATFSMKVDSDMYINLENLMSVLLSPNTPRQNYITGYLMWDQYVIRDKNSKWYVSVELYPESKYPTYVLGMGYVFSNDLPPKIVEASEAIKPFNIEDAYVGACLKRLGINPSGAPNPSQFRTYVNDPKSTDLSKLITAIAGSPEKVIEFWQNVKGHK from the coding sequence ATGGGTTACATTAAACCAGGATTTGTTGTGCTGGCCACATTGGCCacattatttttgtgtatttttgcttATATTTATGATTTCTCTCTCATGCCAGTCACTCACCCTCGTACCTGGTTTAACATTGTAAACCAAACTAAATTATATAATGCGGTGTCTGGGGGCTTGTCTGGCAAAATCAATGTCTGGAATTTTTTAACTAATCAACAAACTATTGGAATATCTACCACAGAGAAAAAAACCACTGCATCCATTAGAacagaatacatttttattcaccAATATGTAGCACATCCTAGCAACTATCATTTCATTCTGGACGAACCTGATAAATGTAAGCAGGATCCGTTCCTGGTCTTGATGGTCCCTGTGGCCCCCCATGAGGTAAATGCTCGTAACGCCATCCGGAGCACATGGGGGAATGAGAGCTCAGTGCAGGGAAAAGCAGTGCTGACTCTGTTCTTGGTGGGTTTGACTGGAGGAGCTGAAGCTCAACAGCAGCTGGAGGAAGAGAGTCGACAACACAGAGATTTACTGCAGAGCAACTTTGTGGACTCCTACTTCAATCTGACCATAAAGACGATGGTGATCATGGACTGGTTGGCCACTCGTTGCTCTCAAGCGACTTTTAGTATGAAGGTTGATTCTGACATGTATATAAACCTGGAGAACCTGATGAGCGTCTTACTGTCACCCAACACACCCAGACAGAACTACATCACAGGCTATTTGATGTGGGACCAGTATGTCATCAGAGACAAAAACTCAAAATGGTACGTTTCAGTGGAGCTGTACCCCGAATCGAAATACCCAACGTATGTGCTTGGAATGGGATATGTTTTCTCCAATGATCTTCCTCCTAAAATAGTGGAGGCTTCTGAAGCCATAAAGCCCTTTAACATAGAGGATGCGTATGTGGGCGCTTGTCTGAAACGGTTAGGCATAAATCCCTCTGGCGCTCCAAATCCTTCTCAGTTTCGCACCTATGTGAATGATCCTAAAAGTACGGACCTTTCCAAGCTCATTACAGCAATCGCGGGGTCACCGGAGAAGGTAATAGAGTTCTGGCAAAATGTGAAAGGACACAAATGA